Proteins encoded by one window of Chitinispirillum alkaliphilum:
- a CDS encoding Flagellar protein FlbB, with the protein MNLRLKDIIAIAVVMCVSFPIIYLLILFLTGTARIEFGPSGDVESRLKQIETVRQSSRRDSLAAVNTKTFLAIQQQRAQLEEERARNQAQKERLDILQREIVRERERLAEKRSSLETLVDKGAGLDEDRVRELARLYGAMRPAEAAAIIETLDDELALRIVTSINDDRQKGRILAALSRAKASRLSRMLGEPVIN; encoded by the coding sequence ATGAACCTCAGATTGAAAGACATTATCGCCATTGCTGTAGTGATGTGTGTTTCGTTTCCGATCATTTATCTGCTTATCCTTTTTCTGACCGGAACTGCCCGAATAGAATTTGGTCCCTCCGGAGATGTTGAAAGCAGGCTTAAACAGATCGAGACGGTTCGTCAGAGCTCCAGAAGAGATTCGCTTGCTGCGGTGAATACCAAAACTTTTCTGGCAATTCAGCAGCAGCGGGCTCAACTGGAAGAGGAGCGTGCCAGAAATCAGGCCCAGAAAGAGAGACTCGATATTCTTCAGAGAGAAATTGTCAGGGAAAGAGAACGGTTAGCAGAAAAACGCAGCAGTCTGGAGACTCTGGTGGATAAGGGTGCCGGTCTCGATGAAGACAGGGTAAGAGAGCTTGCAAGACTATACGGGGCGATGAGGCCAGCAGAAGCTGCTGCAATCATCGAAACTCTTGATGATGAGCTTGCGCTGAGAATAGTGACCTCCATTAATGATGACAGGCAAAAGGGAAGAATCCTTGCTGCTTTGAGCAGAGCAAAGGCTTCGAGGTTGAGCAGGATGCTCGGAGAGCCTGTAATTAATTAA
- a CDS encoding Septum formation protein Maf: protein MKYPYTPDSPLILASCSPRRREILSQMGLSFECADPDIGDERSYLDTSDLENSLRTLASAKAKSVAGKNPRALVLGADTIVVKEGEIFGKPGNKENAFKMLKKLSGSDHLVITAVSLECLEEQFSLSVAEKTRVVFRDLSDEEIEAYLTSEEYRDKAGAYAIQGKAMVFIKRIEGCYYNVVGLPVTATLELIKRFIARKESLDVR, encoded by the coding sequence ATGAAATATCCTTATACACCCGACAGTCCCCTTATACTCGCATCATGCTCACCGCGCAGAAGGGAAATACTGTCGCAAATGGGGTTAAGTTTTGAATGTGCAGATCCGGATATTGGAGATGAGCGATCTTATCTGGACACTTCTGATCTGGAGAATTCCCTACGCACTCTTGCTTCTGCGAAAGCCAAATCAGTTGCGGGTAAAAATCCCCGGGCTCTGGTTCTTGGAGCTGATACTATAGTGGTAAAAGAGGGAGAGATTTTTGGCAAACCAGGCAATAAAGAAAACGCTTTTAAGATGCTTAAGAAGCTCTCCGGTTCAGATCATCTTGTTATAACGGCGGTATCTCTTGAATGCCTGGAGGAGCAGTTCTCCCTTTCAGTTGCAGAGAAAACCAGGGTGGTTTTCAGAGATCTGAGTGATGAAGAAATAGAAGCATATCTTACATCGGAAGAATATCGTGATAAAGCCGGTGCATATGCGATTCAGGGGAAAGCGATGGTTTTCATAAAAAGAATCGAAGGTTGTTACTATAACGTGGTGGGACTGCCAGTCACAGCCACACTGGAATTAATTAAAAGGTTTATTGCACGAAAGGAATCTTTAGATGTCCGATAA
- a CDS encoding Transcriptional regulator: MSDKTENTYSAEESNDRVGDILRKERITRRIAIETIAKDLKLNVKYIKALESSDFNSLPADPYIRVYLRSLAKYLSLDPEEILSTFYKEKGISSEMEKGSSSKIQVSMQDTEIKKQNPTFIFAIILIILFGAFIFIANRRGWISTPEDHYQYSSTQEEADQELLPEDSLAVIPVSIEADTTEEESPEEAQPAEPVEMNLELSAQRDSVWVQVFSDGQSWKNFIKRNSPRTFTAVDSFNVHVGNNSLLDIKFDGEPLNLGGSGVVTFKLDRETQETWPLSKWNRVFRGRL; this comes from the coding sequence ATGTCCGATAAAACAGAAAACACCTACTCAGCCGAGGAATCAAATGACCGGGTGGGAGACATCCTTAGAAAAGAACGAATCACTCGCCGCATAGCAATAGAGACAATTGCTAAAGACCTCAAGCTTAATGTCAAGTATATTAAAGCACTTGAGTCAAGTGATTTCAATTCACTTCCGGCAGACCCCTATATACGGGTTTACCTGCGTTCACTGGCAAAATACCTCTCGCTTGATCCCGAGGAGATCCTCTCTACCTTTTACAAAGAAAAAGGTATCAGCTCTGAGATGGAGAAAGGGAGCTCTTCCAAAATTCAGGTCAGCATGCAGGACACAGAGATTAAAAAACAAAACCCGACCTTCATTTTTGCCATCATACTGATTATTCTCTTTGGAGCGTTCATTTTCATAGCCAACAGAAGGGGCTGGATATCAACTCCAGAGGATCACTATCAGTACAGCTCAACACAGGAGGAAGCAGATCAGGAGTTGCTCCCGGAGGACAGCCTTGCAGTAATCCCTGTTTCTATTGAGGCAGACACCACCGAAGAAGAGTCTCCGGAAGAGGCGCAGCCTGCAGAACCGGTTGAGATGAATCTTGAACTCAGTGCCCAAAGGGATTCTGTCTGGGTACAGGTTTTCAGTGACGGGCAGTCGTGGAAAAATTTCATCAAACGCAACAGCCCCCGCACATTTACGGCCGTGGACAGTTTCAATGTCCACGTTGGCAACAATTCTCTTCTGGATATCAAATTTGACGGCGAACCTCTAAACCTGGGCGGTTCAGGCGTAGTCACCTTTAAACTTGACAGAGAAACTCAGGAAACCTGGCCTCTGAGCAAATGGAACAGGGTTTTCAGAGGACGACTGTAA